ATTCTTGAAAGATGTTTTGTCCGCTTGTAATACAATTTGACCAATaccatcatcattttttaacaagATATCGTTATTAGCTGCAggtttcttctttttagGGTTATTATCGAATGTCTTAACGATTGTTGGTTTCGTGTCTTCAATATTAGATTGGATTACATTTGGATAAATcatgaaattattattataagaGCCTGTCATGATGCTTGATGAATCTCCACTGAAACTTAATTcgaatttatcaaaaatagaATCATTTTCATAAGTATCACTCAATCTGTCCTTTAATTGTTCGTGTATGTTAATGGTTTTCAATGGTTTATTGTCCATGTTGACGTCCCAAATCtttattgttaaataatcTCTGGAGGCAATGTAACGACCGTTTGGACTAAATTTAACATCTGAAATAGATGATGTAATTTCTgtgaaaaaattatgacTAGTTGGATCTATGTACTCTTcgaatatttttgtttgatAATCACAAATAGCATTTTGTCTCATATCACATAGTCTAATAGTACCTTTTGAGGAAgaataaatgaaataattacAATGTTGTGGATGGAAATCTGCGCTGGTTATGACCTCTGTCAATTCTTCCATGTTTGTTGGTTTAATGtcaacaatattaaaactttGATCAGGGATATCTAAATTCCATAAATTGATTCTTAAATCGTCTGCACTTAAGAAAGTTTCTTGATCTGAATTAACAGAGATTGAATGAATATGGTACGTATGAGCATTACTGTATATTCTTCTTGGCATAGCAGTTATGATTTTTTCATGATCAATTAGCTTTGGTAGAAACAGATTTTGTACTGCCTTGGCTGATgctgaaattttatttgatttaagGTTATTATTAGTTGTTGAAGagttattttcattatcattattcttgtca
The Tetrapisispora phaffii CBS 4417 chromosome 8, complete genome DNA segment above includes these coding regions:
- the CDC55 gene encoding protein phosphatase 2A regulatory subunit CDC55 (similar to Saccharomyces cerevisiae CDC55 (YGL190C); ancestral locus Anc_8.150), whose product is MMSDEEFDFKFSQCFGDKADIVVTEADIITSVEFDHSGDYLATGDRGGRVVLFERSNKDKIKKSAGDVGGGGNAEYKFLTEFQSHDAEFDYLKSLEIEEKINQIKWLKPTQKSHFLLTTNDKTIKLWKIYEKNIKVVSENNLLNSNGSGNHSASSNSSASLTSSNSASKSKSLHSNSNNINDKNNDNENNSSTTNNNLKSNKISASAKAVQNLFLPKLIDHEKIITAMPRRIYSNAHTYHIHSISVNSDQETFLSADDLRINLWNLDIPDQSFNIVDIKPTNMEELTEVITSADFHPQHCNYFIYSSSKGTIRLCDMRQNAICDYQTKIFEEYIDPTSHNFFTEITSSISDVKFSPNGRYIASRDYLTIKIWDVNMDNKPLKTINIHEQLKDRLSDTYENDSIFDKFELSFSGDSSSIMTGSYNNNFMIYPNVIQSNIEDTKPTIVKTFDNNPKKKKPAANNDILLKNDDGIGQIVLQADKTSFKNRRVGTTAQRSAKIKDWSDDIDFKKSILHFSWHPKENSIALAATNNLFIFSAHP